GTGCTTTGGCGCAGGGGGGCGAGTTCTGTTTTGTCTTGTTGGGGACTGCGGGAGGTCTGGGGCTGGTGGGACCGGAGCTGGCAGGTCCGCTGAATGCAGCGGTGGCCATCAGCATGGCGCTGACTCCGCTGATGCTCATTGCCAATGATCGTCTCATCCAGCCGCGCTTTGCCTCGACGACTCCCAAGCGCGAGCACGATGTGGTGGAAAGCCATGACCACCCGGTCATCCTCGCGGGCTTCGGCCGTTTTGGCCACATCATCGGCCGATTGCTCCAGTCGAATGGTTTTGGGGTCACCGTTTTGGACAATGACCCGGATCAGGTGGAAATGCTGGGCCGCTTTGGCCTGAAATCTTTTTATGGCGATGCCTCCCGGGCCGATCTCCTGGCGGCCGCCGGAGCAGAGAAGGCCAAGCTCTTTGTTTGTGCGGTGGATGATGAGGCGAAGTCCCTGGAGATCGTGGACCTCGTGCGTCATGAGTTCCCCCACCTGCGCATCCTGGCCCGCGCCACCAGCCGCAACCATGCCTATGAACTGATCAAACGCGGTATCACCGACTATCGTCGCGATCTGTTGGGCAGTTCCTTGGACCTCAGCGTGGATATTCTACGAGCGCTGGGCTACCGCGCCCACCGGGCCGTGCGTGCAGTGGAACTCTTCCGCTGCTACGATGAAGAAAGCGTGCGCGAACTGGCCAAACACTACGGGGGCGACCAGGCAACTTACATCTCCATGGCCCGCCAGCATTTGGAAAACCTGGAGTCTGTGTTTCGCCAGGACCTCAAACGCCAGCACCTGGATGCCGAAGATGCCTGGGACATCGCCGGGCCGCCTAAGGAGCGTTGATCGCCAGTTCCGCCCCCTCATGGGCCAGCAGCCAGCGTTTGCGGTCCAGCCCGCCCGCATAACCCGTTAGGCTGCCGTCCTGCCCGATCACCCGATGGCAAGGAATGATGATGGACAGTGGATTCCGCCCCACGGCAGCACCTACGGCCCGGACGGCAGCGGGGGACTCCACATGACGCGCCAGTTGTCCATAGGTCCAGGTTTGGCCTGCGGGGATCTCCTGCAGCGCTTGCCACACTTTTTGTTGGAAGTCGGTGCCGGTCACCAGATCCAGCGGCAGGGAAAAGCGCAGGTCTTTGCCCATGAAGTAGCGGGCGAGGGCCATCAGGACGGCATCAAAGCGGGCACCTTCATCATCCCGTACCCACGTGTCGGTATCGCGTGGCCAGTGGCGCTGGCCTTCCAGATAAAGGCCGCACAGACCCGCCTCTGAGGCGACGAGAGTGATCCCGCCGATGGGGGAGGAGGTCTGGGTGTAATAGAGAGTCGGTTTCATGGGGTGAGACTTTTCCAAAGGGCCGCGGCTGCATAAGCGCGCCAAGGCCGCCAGTCCAGCGAGCGGAGCTCGGCCTGTTTGGTGGGGATTAAGATGCCTTCGCCGATGGCTTTGCGCAGCCCCAGATCCGCAGCGGGAAAGGCATCCGGGAAACGCAGGGCGCGCATGGCGATGTAGTGGGCCGTCCAGGGGCCGATGCCTGGCAGCTCGACGAGCTTGGCTACAGCGCTTTCGTGATCCAGACCGGGTGGGAACTCCAGTCCACCCTCCAGGGCAAACTGGGCCAGGTGCTTCAGCGTCTCCGCCCGTGCTCTTACTAGGCCCATATGGCACAGGTCCTCCACCGTCAGGGCCTGCATAGCCTCGGCGGTGATGGCATGGCGGTGAAGCTGGGGAAAGGGTGTCTCCATCTCATTGCCGATCCGGGCTGCGAGCCTGCCTGAAAGGGTAGTCGCCGCCGCAACTGTGATCTGCTGTCCCAGCACGGCCCGCACCGCCAGTTCGAAGGTGTCCCAGGCACCTCCCACGCGGAGGCCCGGGAATTGTGTGATAACCGCTGCCAACAACGGATCTGCTCCCAGTACGCTGCCAATCGCATCGGGCCGGGCATCAAGATCGAACATACGACGCACACGGTTTTGCACGGCCCCCAGGTGCCGCATCAGGGAGGGGGAGACTTCCACCAGGAGCACAGCCTCCTTCTCATGCGGCCAGACTCGCAGCCAGCCGGTGGCTTTGCCCAAAGTCACTGTGCGGCGATATTCCACCCCGCAGATTTCCTCCACACCCGGTACCAGACGGCTGCGGAAATAGTCCATCAGCGCAGTCCAGGCCAGCGGGGCACGATAGGCTAGTCGCAGACGCAGGCCTTCACTCACGGGACTGCCTTTGCGACGGCAGGCACTCGGGGCTAGCTGGTAGCGCTCCTGAAACAGCGCATTAAAATTGCGTAGGCTGCGGAAGCCGGACGCCAGGGCAATTTCACTCACGGGTTGGCCTGTCTCCTGGAGCAGTTGCTTGGCCAGCAGCAGGCGTTGTGTTTGGATGACCTGCACCGGGGTCACCCCAAACTCGCTGCCCAGAATCCGCTGTACTTGGCGGGAGCTCAGGCCAAGATCTGCCTCCAGATCTCCCAGTCGTGTGCCTTCCACCGCGCGTTCCTGCAGCCGAGTCAAAACAGCTTCTGCGAGCGAGGTGCCGCGACACCCGGGGGCCAGTTCCGGGCGGCAGCGGAGGCAGGGGCGAAACCCCGCCGCCTCCGCCGCACTCGCCGTGGGGTAAAATGCGCAGGACTTTGCCGCTGGTGTCCGCGCCGGGCACACCGGGCGGCAATAAATCCCCGTGGATTTCACTCCAGTAAAAAACACGCCGTCAAAGCGCGCATCGCGTGCCTGGAGGGCTGTGTAGCAGGTGTCGTCCGTGAGTGTCATGCACCGATCATGCCGCAAAGTTTACCGTCACGCTCGCCGTTTTCGGACATGGCAGTAGACTCTCTTGAGAATGTTGGATGCGTGAAAGGTACTGCTTTTATAGTTAGGTTGTCATGAGTGGAAACGCTCGTAATTACTGTTTCCATGCATCCGATGGATGATCACTTCACAGGGATGGACTGGGAGTGTCCCAGGGCGTTGCTGTTTGAATTGCGCTGGTAATTGTCACCCACCTTGGGTTTCGGAGCCTGGCTCTGTTGCAAGGCTTGAGCATCGCGTTTGTTGGCCAGTGCTAGGGGCTCCTGTTCCACTGGGTGAGTCTTGACCAGGTTCTGCACCTCGTTTTTGAAGCCGTCATTGGCCTGTTTTACAGCATCGGTGTGTTTGCGGTCAAACATTTGACGGAGTGTTCCGGGGCGTTGGCCGATTTTCGAATCACCATCGGCGACAGAGTTCTTGGCCAGCTCCTCCAGCTTGTTGAGGAGCGATTGTTCGGCCAGGTTTTTTTTGACATCGCTGGTCACTTTTGGATGGGTGGTCTTGGCCGCAGCATCTGCGTAGAGGGAGCGGGTGACCTCGTTTTGCAGTCCGCGATTGTCCTTGAATTCGGGCGCATTTTTCAGTGTGTCGGCCATCATTTTCGCCACCTCTTTTTTTCGTTCGTCAGAGATGGATGGATTATTGGCAAAAGCGCGGTCCACCGCTCGGTTTGCCAGCGTTTGGGCAGCGGTCTCCCGCTGGGTTGCCTCAAAGCCTGGATCGGTGTTGTCCTGTACCAGAAACAGTACGTCGGGGGTATTATCATTTCTCGCCGCCCGGTTGAGCGAGGAGGGGCCGCCTCCCAGACCTATGTTGGCAGCGGGACCTGAGGCGACCACAGGCAGACTGTAGGGGCCCCAGTCATAGTCGGCGGCATCAAAGCTGGTCGTCTGCCCTTCGTGCCGCACCCCTGCCGTATTGGTGTAGAGCCGGTCATTCTGGGTGTCATACATGAAGTCGCGGCCTTCGGCGTGGCCCACGTGTGTGATCGCATCCTTGGAATCCAGGCTGGCTAAATGATCAAAGATCTGGCCGGGAGTGTTTTTGTCTTTATTTCCGTTCAATCTCGCCTGGCCCTCATCGCCTGCCACCGTCACCAACTGCAAGCTGCCAGGCGAGCGCGAGGCCAGATTGTCTTGAATGGCCTTTTGAAGGTCGGCCGGCGCCATCTTTTCTGCATTCGGAACGCCGAGAAATTTGCCAATGGCTGGGTTGGCGTTCTGCATGTCCCCCGGTTCGGTGACATGCATGATGAGCGCTTTACCTGGAGGAGATGATTTGTCCACCAGCACAGCGGCGGT
The Prosthecobacter algae genome window above contains:
- a CDS encoding methylated-DNA--[protein]-cysteine S-methyltransferase, encoding MKPTLYYTQTSSPIGGITLVASEAGLCGLYLEGQRHWPRDTDTWVRDDEGARFDAVLMALARYFMGKDLRFSLPLDLVTGTDFQQKVWQALQEIPAGQTWTYGQLARHVESPAAVRAVGAAVGRNPLSIIIPCHRVIGQDGSLTGYAGGLDRKRWLLAHEGAELAINAP
- a CDS encoding DNA-3-methyladenine glycosylase 2 family protein translates to MTLTDDTCYTALQARDARFDGVFFTGVKSTGIYCRPVCPARTPAAKSCAFYPTASAAEAAGFRPCLRCRPELAPGCRGTSLAEAVLTRLQERAVEGTRLGDLEADLGLSSRQVQRILGSEFGVTPVQVIQTQRLLLAKQLLQETGQPVSEIALASGFRSLRNFNALFQERYQLAPSACRRKGSPVSEGLRLRLAYRAPLAWTALMDYFRSRLVPGVEEICGVEYRRTVTLGKATGWLRVWPHEKEAVLLVEVSPSLMRHLGAVQNRVRRMFDLDARPDAIGSVLGADPLLAAVITQFPGLRVGGAWDTFELAVRAVLGQQITVAAATTLSGRLAARIGNEMETPFPQLHRHAITAEAMQALTVEDLCHMGLVRARAETLKHLAQFALEGGLEFPPGLDHESAVAKLVELPGIGPWTAHYIAMRALRFPDAFPAADLGLRKAIGEGILIPTKQAELRSLDWRPWRAYAAAALWKSLTP